A part of Dreissena polymorpha isolate Duluth1 chromosome 13, UMN_Dpol_1.0, whole genome shotgun sequence genomic DNA contains:
- the LOC127855671 gene encoding lactadherin-like isoform X2 translates to MKYIKIIFIYAIYLAVKFTPGYTYIACSGSLGVNNPLSVTDAQLSSSSARDEFTGAERGRLNLSANGSYAGGWAAGNGDSEHYIQVNLLAPYDVTGVVTQGRADRQEWTATFEILYSTDGIHFLPVPDTARGGGARRFDGNADQDTLVTNLFPSVTAKWIRIHPVAWMGSIALRFDVLGCHANTVFTQVQTTSSFSQPTSANHQTTMDKPTLNTKYPTDNLSTTATINPTDNLSTTATIYSTDDQSTTANIYIIEDHSTTSSIFPYISRAAFEARDPLTTTWQPSQRGTALLPSQTSIDTWALAKLQFALATSGVSVLGLILLIMTIAFCKQYRKTKVSAQRERAVKHRNHMSF, encoded by the exons ATGaagtatattaaaattattttcatatatgcCATTTATTTGGCGGTAAAATTTACACCAGGCTATACATATATAg CCTGCAGCGGCTCTTTGGGTGTTAACAACCCACTGTCGGTGACGGATGCTCAACTATCGTCGTCGTCGGCGAGGGACGAGTTCACAGGAGCGGAACGGGGCCGCCTCAACTTGTCGGCGAACGGAAGCTATGCGGGCGGTTGGGCTGCAGG AAACGGGGATTCCGAGCACTACATTCAAGTGAACCTTCTTGCGCCTTATGACGTCACGGGCGTGGTGACGCAGGGTCGCGCGGACAGACAGGAGTGGACGGCAACGTTCGAAATCCTGTACAGCACGGACGGTATCCACTTCCTACCAGTACCGGACACTGCGCGTGGCGGTGGGGCGAGGAGGTTCGACGGAAATGCCGACCAGGACACACTTGTCACCAACCTTTTCCCATCTGTTACTGCTAAATGGATAag AATTCACCCGGTGGCATGGATGGGGTCTATTGCTCTGCGTTTCGACGTGTTAGGTTGCCATGCAAACACAGTCTTTACACAGGTGCAAACAACCTCATCTTTTAGTCAACCAACGAGTGCCAATCATCAAACAACTATGGATAAGCCAACACTTAACACTAAATAC CCGACTGATAATCTATCAACAACTGCCACTATTAACCCGACTGATAATCTATCAACAACTGCCACTATATACTCGACTGATGATCAGTCAACAACTGCCAACATCTACATAATTGAAGACCATTCAACAACTTCTAGCATATTCCCGTACATATCTAGAGCTGCATTCGAAGCGCGGGACCCACTTACCACAACTTGGCAACCATCGCAACGGG GAACCGCGCTTCTGCCTTCACAGACGAGCATTGACACCTGGGCCCTCGCCAAGCTGCAGTTTGCACTTGCAACTTCCGGTGTATCAGTTCTGGGGCTAATTTTACTTATAATGACGATCGCTTTCTGCAAGCAGTATCGTAAGAC TAAAGTTTCTGCACAGAGAGAGAGAGCTGTTAAACATCGGAATCATATGTCATTTTGA
- the LOC127855671 gene encoding lactadherin-like isoform X1: MKYIKIIFIYAIYLAVKFTPGYTYIACSGSLGVNNPLSVTDAQLSSSSARDEFTGAERGRLNLSANGSYAGGWAAGNGDSEHYIQVNLLAPYDVTGVVTQGRADRQEWTATFEILYSTDGIHFLPVPDTARGGGARRFDGNADQDTLVTNLFPSVTAKWIRIHPVAWMGSIALRFDVLGCHANTVFTQVQTTSSFSQPTSANHQTTMDKPTLNTKYLTDDQPTTATINPTDNLSTTATINPTDNLSTTATIYSTDDQSTTANIYIIEDHSTTSSIFPYISRAAFEARDPLTTTWQPSQRGTALLPSQTSIDTWALAKLQFALATSGVSVLGLILLIMTIAFCKQYRKTKVSAQRERAVKHRNHMSF; the protein is encoded by the exons ATGaagtatattaaaattattttcatatatgcCATTTATTTGGCGGTAAAATTTACACCAGGCTATACATATATAg CCTGCAGCGGCTCTTTGGGTGTTAACAACCCACTGTCGGTGACGGATGCTCAACTATCGTCGTCGTCGGCGAGGGACGAGTTCACAGGAGCGGAACGGGGCCGCCTCAACTTGTCGGCGAACGGAAGCTATGCGGGCGGTTGGGCTGCAGG AAACGGGGATTCCGAGCACTACATTCAAGTGAACCTTCTTGCGCCTTATGACGTCACGGGCGTGGTGACGCAGGGTCGCGCGGACAGACAGGAGTGGACGGCAACGTTCGAAATCCTGTACAGCACGGACGGTATCCACTTCCTACCAGTACCGGACACTGCGCGTGGCGGTGGGGCGAGGAGGTTCGACGGAAATGCCGACCAGGACACACTTGTCACCAACCTTTTCCCATCTGTTACTGCTAAATGGATAag AATTCACCCGGTGGCATGGATGGGGTCTATTGCTCTGCGTTTCGACGTGTTAGGTTGCCATGCAAACACAGTCTTTACACAGGTGCAAACAACCTCATCTTTTAGTCAACCAACGAGTGCCAATCATCAAACAACTATGGATAAGCCAACACTTAACACTAAATAC CTGACTGATGATCAGCCAACAACTGCCACTATTAACCCGACTGATAATCTATCAACAACTGCCACTATTAACCCGACTGATAATCTATCAACAACTGCCACTATATACTCGACTGATGATCAGTCAACAACTGCCAACATCTACATAATTGAAGACCATTCAACAACTTCTAGCATATTCCCGTACATATCTAGAGCTGCATTCGAAGCGCGGGACCCACTTACCACAACTTGGCAACCATCGCAACGGG GAACCGCGCTTCTGCCTTCACAGACGAGCATTGACACCTGGGCCCTCGCCAAGCTGCAGTTTGCACTTGCAACTTCCGGTGTATCAGTTCTGGGGCTAATTTTACTTATAATGACGATCGCTTTCTGCAAGCAGTATCGTAAGAC TAAAGTTTCTGCACAGAGAGAGAGAGCTGTTAAACATCGGAATCATATGTCATTTTGA
- the LOC127855936 gene encoding uncharacterized protein LOC127855936 — protein sequence MGLKTNALIFVLFAISIAEIRGQVGQCTTLTPCACVYDDGVIVNLTSLSRNDGFPNFSNKTDNHGDVYSWNPCTPFSYVGPKNNTECTNVSVCMVRHGFPSDLYFNLGTEDSAQFSVDVNGTLKLTYTKTEDGFQRSAEISLQCLDSSVFDFLVIQGEQDINNDTIVYKMTLASKWACAYAPKIDPALPSAGLGGGAIFAIVLFSLIGGYLLLGVAYQAFVKKESGARLCPNHEFWFSIPGYFKSGKKPLSETKGGAYESI from the exons ATGGGTTTAAAAACAAACGCTTTAATTTTTGTGTTGTTCGCGATCTCTATCGCGGAAATAAGGGGTCAGGTGGGACAGTGTACAACACTGACGCCGTGCGCATGCGTATACGACGATGGCGTCATTGTCAATCTGACGTCACTTTCTAGAAACGACGGCTTTCCAAA TTTCAGTAACAAGACTGACAATCACGGTGACGTCTACTCGTGGAATCCGTGCACACCTTTCTCCTACGTGGGACCCAAGAACAACACAGAATGTACAAACGTGTCG GTGTGCATGGTACGACACGGTTTTCCAAGCGATCTCTACTTCAATCTCGGAACTGAAGACAGCGCACAGTTTTCTGTCGACGTTAACGGAACGCTGAAACTGACGTACACCAAGACGGAAGACGGCTTTCAAAG GTCAGCAGAAATAAGTCTTCAGTGCCTCGACAGTTCCGTCTTCGACTTTTTAGTCATTCAAGGGGAACAAGACATCAACAACGACACGATCGTTTAT aAAATGACGCTGGCCAGCAAGTGGGCGTGTGCGTACGCGCCCAAAATTGATCCTGCCCTTCCTTCTGCGGGTCTTGGAGGCGGAGCCATCTTCGCTATTGT TCTCTTCAGTCTGATTGGTGGGTACCTTTTGCTGGGTGTGGCCTATCAAGCGTTCGTCAAGAAAGAGAGTGGAGCCCGGCTGTGTCCTAACCACGAGTTCTGGTTCTCCATTCCAGGATATTTCAAA AGCGGCAAGAAGCCACTTTCCGAAACCAAGGGTGGTGCCTACGAGAGTATATAG